The proteins below are encoded in one region of Deinococcus sp. KNUC1210:
- a CDS encoding AAA family ATPase — translation MKITSIEVSDFWGYRSLQFKLKKDVNLIIGKNGSGKTQLLSLIIAAINVNLDKIKDISFSKLSIKYNKGKQSGILEVSKETLEFERSIKRVNGIRNNSIAKIPIVRYFLDGKSYIIQERDSAYTMGFSIDQETENVSVDHMHDILGRVFKTVFLSVSRRNDDIKVRFNGERFTGQSVRTEAIEQKIGNLLDRLGNNRVRLANLVASVNKKGEKDLLTTLLFSQNDAVIPAIEAFDSAKAKSSLIGTLKNLDFLDDQLLDRIESTFIDVETYIPRRNEIFQNVQSDIESFNRLVAAMEFISKVSKVSKIAVNTEREKDKIMSPWDAYINTLQDFMQDKSFKFDEDGRFKSFKSERPIEIEQLSSGEKQIFVMLTDAYLESGVDHIFFADEPELSLHLEWQEKILPSLTFLNRKAQYIMVTHSPEIAGRYPDSIFDMEDITQ, via the coding sequence GTGAAGATCACATCAATAGAAGTTAGTGATTTTTGGGGATATCGGTCTCTTCAATTTAAACTGAAAAAAGACGTTAACTTAATTATAGGTAAGAACGGATCAGGCAAGACTCAGCTCTTAAGTCTTATAATAGCTGCTATAAATGTAAATCTTGACAAAATAAAAGATATAAGCTTTAGTAAATTATCTATCAAATACAATAAAGGTAAACAAAGTGGTATTTTAGAGGTAAGTAAGGAAACTTTAGAATTTGAAAGATCAATAAAAAGGGTTAACGGCATTAGAAACAACAGTATAGCAAAGATACCTATTGTAAGGTATTTCCTAGACGGTAAATCATATATAATTCAGGAAAGAGATTCCGCTTATACGATGGGCTTCAGTATTGACCAAGAAACGGAAAATGTTTCCGTTGATCACATGCATGATATATTAGGTAGAGTATTTAAAACCGTATTTCTAAGTGTAAGCAGAAGAAATGACGACATCAAAGTTCGCTTCAACGGCGAAAGGTTTACAGGGCAATCGGTAAGGACAGAGGCAATAGAGCAAAAAATCGGAAACCTACTGGACAGACTTGGTAATAACAGAGTGAGATTAGCTAATTTAGTTGCATCAGTGAACAAAAAAGGTGAGAAAGATTTATTAACAACGCTACTATTCAGCCAAAATGACGCTGTAATTCCAGCGATAGAGGCATTTGATAGCGCTAAAGCTAAAAGTTCTTTAATAGGTACGCTTAAGAATCTCGACTTTCTTGATGATCAGCTGCTCGATAGAATTGAATCTACATTCATAGATGTTGAGACATATATCCCCAGAAGAAACGAGATATTTCAAAATGTACAAAGTGATATCGAGAGTTTTAATAGGCTAGTTGCAGCTATGGAATTCATATCTAAGGTGAGTAAGGTTAGCAAAATCGCTGTTAATACAGAAAGAGAGAAAGACAAAATTATGTCACCTTGGGATGCATATATAAACACTCTGCAAGATTTTATGCAGGACAAGAGCTTTAAATTTGACGAAGATGGTAGATTTAAGTCTTTCAAGAGTGAAAGACCTATAGAAATCGAGCAACTGTCCTCTGGTGAGAAGCAAATTTTTGTAATGCTAACCGATGCTTATCTAGAAAGTGGCGTAGATCATATATTTTTCGCCGACGAACCAGAACTATCTCTTCATTTAGAATGGCAAGAGAAAATATTACCAAGTCTTACTTTTCTGAATAGGAAAGCCCAGTATATAATGGTAACCCACAGCCCTGAGATTGCTGGCCGGTATCCTGATAGTATCTTCGACATGGAGGATATTACGCAGTGA
- a CDS encoding DUF4160 domain-containing protein — protein MPEISSFYGIRVTMYYRDHQPPHFHAEYGDDEIVIVISNLTTYAGSLPRTAHRLVLQWAAKHQEELATLWSLAQAQQPLGKIAPLS, from the coding sequence ATGCCAGAGATCAGCAGCTTCTACGGAATCCGGGTCACGATGTACTACCGCGACCACCAGCCCCCCCATTTCCACGCCGAATACGGCGACGACGAGATCGTCATCGTGATTTCCAACCTGACCACCTATGCGGGCAGCCTCCCCCGCACCGCGCACCGCCTCGTTCTTCAGTGGGCCGCGAAGCATCAGGAAGAGCTGGCCACGCTCTGGAGTCTCGCCCAGGCTCAGCAGCCCCTCGGCAAGATCGCCCCCCTTTCCTGA
- a CDS encoding DUF4435 domain-containing protein — MYVEGEEDKIFWDHFYSHLGFSYTVKFKPAGGCEEIKKISSILLHEDANIVIIRDKDYLTFFPDPTSHVREIYTVGHSVENTVYSPDNIAKCIKVMSGCESLPKQETIEWLYNLETSIKRLQILEIAAVLQNTSRTCDRTDGIEVLGDNPFNIIDAKPNEHMISEDRVNAKISSISSQFSSDSMQEAKIIYNRSRGKRYRRIRGHFMTGMVYNYIMRSIELISSDTQKHKFHMGILYKILVGFSDLSTIEGDEIRYFRRRMREAFASLGLVT, encoded by the coding sequence ATGTATGTTGAAGGAGAAGAAGATAAAATTTTCTGGGATCATTTCTATAGTCACCTTGGCTTTTCATACACTGTCAAATTTAAACCTGCTGGGGGATGTGAGGAAATTAAAAAAATTTCGAGCATCTTATTACATGAGGACGCTAATATAGTCATAATACGAGACAAAGATTATCTTACCTTCTTCCCTGACCCGACTTCTCATGTAAGAGAAATTTATACAGTGGGACATTCAGTAGAAAATACAGTTTACTCACCCGATAACATAGCAAAGTGCATCAAGGTTATGAGTGGCTGTGAAAGTCTACCTAAACAAGAAACTATCGAATGGCTTTATAATTTAGAGACTTCCATTAAAAGACTTCAAATTCTAGAAATAGCCGCGGTTCTTCAAAATACTTCTAGGACCTGCGATAGAACGGACGGCATTGAAGTACTTGGAGATAACCCGTTTAATATTATAGATGCGAAGCCAAATGAGCACATGATATCAGAAGATAGAGTCAATGCAAAAATATCCTCAATTTCTTCGCAATTTTCCTCAGATAGTATGCAAGAAGCTAAAATTATATATAATAGATCAAGAGGAAAACGTTATAGAAGAATAAGAGGCCACTTCATGACAGGAATGGTATATAACTATATAATGCGTTCGATTGAACTAATATCATCTGATACACAAAAACATAAATTTCACATGGGTATCTTATACAAAATATTAGTCGGTTTTTCTGATCTATCAACCATAGAAGGGGATGAGATTAGATATTTTCGCAGAAGAATGCGAGAAGCTTTCGCTAGCCTAGGATTAGTCACATGA
- a CDS encoding DUF2442 domain-containing protein, with translation MYRLTDVRPGDGLTLHLTYTDGATVHADVAGLLAGDPGVFAPLAARSFFEQVALGPRGRSITWPGELDLDADVFRLDDGDPAKPDVFRTLSSTAATPPDPVSSALRQAVEASGLTQAEVARRADMKQPNLATLLDPTYHGHSLSAVRRVADALGLQVQVTLVSSEQAAS, from the coding sequence ATGTACAGACTCACTGATGTCCGCCCAGGCGACGGCCTCACGCTCCATCTGACCTACACCGACGGCGCGACCGTCCATGCCGATGTCGCGGGCCTGCTGGCCGGAGACCCCGGCGTCTTCGCCCCGCTCGCGGCCCGCAGCTTCTTCGAGCAGGTCGCGCTCGGCCCACGCGGGCGCTCGATCACCTGGCCTGGTGAACTCGATCTGGATGCCGACGTGTTCCGCCTGGACGACGGCGACCCGGCCAAGCCGGACGTGTTCCGCACGCTCAGCAGCACGGCCGCCACGCCGCCCGACCCGGTCAGTAGCGCACTGCGTCAGGCGGTCGAGGCCAGCGGCCTGACACAGGCGGAGGTGGCGCGGCGGGCAGACATGAAGCAGCCGAATCTGGCCACACTGCTCGACCCGACGTACCACGGCCACAGCCTCAGCGCGGTGCGCCGGGTGGCTGACGCGCTGGGCCTGCAGGTGCAGGTGACGCTGGTCTCTTCGGAGCAGGCCGCGTCCTGA